The Phaeodactylum tricornutum CCAP 1055/1 chromosome 2, whole genome shotgun sequence DNA window AACCCGATTTTGAGAAGTGcgaacgaaaaggaaaatgaaTCCCATTTCCGTGTGAAGAAACCTGTAACAGGTACCGAAAACAAAGTATAAAGTCTCTGTCAATAGCTTCCTCATTCGGGAAGTATtctcgctgactgtgagagaaCCCAACTGAATACTTTCTATTATTCCCAGACAAGGAGATCGCGTAAAGTGATTTGCCCGGAAAATATGAATTTAGCTCCACCAGCTCCTACTGTCGAATCGGCCAGCGCCGCAGCAATTCTGCCAGATTCCGCTGGGCCTGCAATTGTAAATATGGTGCAGCAAGGAGGATCCGTGAGGGTAAGTGTCGCCCAAGCAGTTGACCCGGCTGTGCCCTTTGACAACCCGCGAGTCTTTGCTCCGGCGCCACAACCTGAAGTAGAATCCACCATTTCGGTTGCCGCCTTGCGAGAAGCAGGTGGCTCAGATTTTGAAAGCTATGCGGCCATTCTCCGAGGAGCACCGGAAAAGAACTTTCTGAAAACGTGCTTACCATGTATATACGATGAACGAGATTTCGTTTCTTTTGGCGAAGCGCGAAAATACGCTTTGATAAAAGGTGCGAGttgctttgttttcaatGAAGATACGGATCCATCACCATTATATGCCATCCCGTTAAACGACTTGTATACAATCTTGGAAGACCCCGACAAACCTGATCCAGGAAGTGTGACAATATCTCCAGAACTCAATACAAACAAACCACGAAAAGGGATGGTCACTGTATTGCTGAAATACAAGAACAACAGCTCACAGGCGTTTCAATTTACCTTTGATACACTTAAAGATCCAAGTTTGGCCAACTATTTCAttgatgctgttgacaaAGCAGGCAAGAAGGCTGGATCAATTCCCGTTTAAATTGTTGAAGATCAGAAGACTGACaaagagatgaaaaactAACTCACATTGCCTGCCAACTTGTGAAGTTTTTCCGCAAGATGCACAAGCCCTTTTTGTATTTATCGAAATTACGAGTGACTGTTGGTAAAGCGCTTATGATCAATAGCAATTTCCCTTTTTTAGAATGTAGTTCAATTCTTGGTATGGTCCCAGCCACGTCCACTCCGTTGGAACTTTCTTTTACTTTTATAAAAATTTACAGTTGGCAATCTTGAGGCTCTTCTTGTAGGCCTACAGCAATTATTGAAGGCCCGGATGTATTATCACTAGTGTGCGGCTATTCAGCATTttacacttacagttagataAATGGCCAGGAAAAGTCGAATTTACGCTGTAAAGTACATGTGAAAGGGTTGCTTCATCGGAAGCCCATTCTGCTTCGTTGGAACTCAAATTGGTTTCATAGACAGTTAAACTCACAGTTAGTTACATAAATGAAAACATAAGTGCGAGTCCTCAGGATCTCTTTGCAAGCATGTTGAAATCCCGGTTTTCCCTCTGATCGTTGGATTCTAGCTGATGAATTGACAAAGgattttttcaattttgttcTATAATTATTTCCACTTTATGCTCTGTGTACCCTATAGTGACTGGTATTGCTGCTACTTCGATAACCCTTTTCATCGTTGTGGCTAGTTCTGACTGGTTATGGATGCCGCCGTCTGACTGCCGATTGTGGCTAAAATAAGCTGTAAATTCATTACTGCTTGCAATTGTTACATTCTTCATCTCTTAGGGAATCTTATTCTCAAAGTGATCAAAGAAGCTTCTTTTGACTTTTGGTTCATGGGACAATCATATCCTGAAGTCCCAGGACGATAACATTTATCGGGATTATAGCTAGCTCGTatgcgacatgtcgctttcttccaGATGTGTCACAGTCCCTCCTTATTCCAAAATTGACAGACGCGAACAACAAGGTAACAATAACACAATAGTAAAAGCTCAGACGGATGGATGCGGCTCTGCTTTTTTCGCTCTTCCTGGTTTCATCTAATTTACATTTTGATGAAACGGTAACGTTGCGCTTCTTATTGCATCAGTTACAATTATTGCTTGCTACTATGAACATATCTTTGGAAGAGCTGCAGGCTTTTTTAAGGGCTGATCAAGCCGAGGGAGATCGCAAACAAGCCGCACAGTATCGCTTCGATCGTCAAACGTTGCCTATCCGACAAGCAATACGGAAAGTATGGCAGCGGCACGGGGTGCTTGAGCCCATAGAAGGAGTCTGGATGCGACCAATTCCTGACAACTTATATCAATGCCCTCTGTCTCATCCCCAAACTTCCTTGGTGTGCTGGAATACACTGGCTGCGCCGGTCC harbors:
- a CDS encoding predicted protein, with protein sequence MNLAPPAPTVESASAAAILPDSAGPAIVNMVQQGGSVRVSVAQAVDPAVPFDNPRVFAPAPQPEVESTISVAALREAGGSDFESYAAILRGAPEKNFLKTCLPCIYDERDFVSFGEARKYALIKGASCFVFNEDTDPSPLYAIPLNDLYTILEDPDKPDPGSVTISPELNTNKPRKGMVTVLLKYKNNSSQAFQFTFDTLKDPSLANYFIDAVDKAGKKAGSIPV